One genomic segment of Desulfurispira natronophila includes these proteins:
- the rpsL gene encoding 30S ribosomal protein S12, whose amino-acid sequence MPTVNQLVRSSRQRQLAKTGSPALKNCPQKRGVCTRVYTTTPKKPNSALRKVARVRLTNGIEVTSYIPGIGHNLQEHSVVLCRGGRTKDLPGVRYKVVRGALDTAGVNGRLQSRSKYGAKKPK is encoded by the coding sequence ATGCCAACAGTCAATCAGTTGGTCCGGAGCAGTCGTCAGCGCCAGCTGGCGAAGACCGGTTCGCCCGCCCTGAAGAATTGTCCCCAGAAGCGTGGTGTCTGTACGAGGGTTTATACCACAACGCCTAAAAAGCCAAACTCGGCTCTTCGCAAGGTGGCCCGTGTGCGCCTTACGAATGGTATTGAGGTGACATCGTACATTCCCGGTATCGGGCACAATCTTCAGGAGCACTCGGTGGTTCTGTGCCGCGGGGGTCGTACCAAGGACCTGCCCGGTGTACGGTACAAGGTAGTTCGCGGCGCGCTGGACACAGCGGGTGTGAACGGAAGGCTGCAGTCGCGTTCCAAGTATGGCGCGAAGAAGCCGAAGTAA
- the rpsG gene encoding 30S ribosomal protein S7, producing the protein MPRRRVPEKREILPDPMYGSVLVSKFVNRLMRDGKKSVAESILYGALDKIKERHGEEEALNVFQQAVENVKPALEVKSRRVGGATYQVPVEVKPRRRETLSIRWIIAYAKKRKGKGMMEKLANELSDAAKNTGEAVKKREDTHKMADANKAFAHYRW; encoded by the coding sequence ATGCCTAGAAGAAGAGTGCCGGAAAAACGGGAGATTCTGCCCGATCCCATGTATGGGAGCGTGCTGGTGTCCAAGTTTGTGAACCGCCTGATGCGGGACGGCAAAAAAAGCGTGGCTGAAAGTATTCTCTATGGTGCCCTTGACAAGATCAAGGAGCGACATGGCGAAGAAGAGGCTCTGAATGTTTTCCAGCAGGCGGTTGAGAATGTCAAACCTGCCCTGGAAGTGAAATCGCGTAGGGTTGGTGGAGCTACTTACCAGGTTCCTGTTGAGGTGAAACCTCGCCGGCGGGAGACGTTGAGTATTCGCTGGATCATTGCTTACGCCAAGAAGCGCAAAGGAAAGGGCATGATGGAAAAACTTGCCAACGAGCTTTCCGATGCGGCGAAAAACACTGGCGAAGCGGTGAAGAAACGGGAAGACACACACAAGATGGCGGATGCAAACAAGGCGTTTGCCCACTATCGCTGGTAA
- the fusA gene encoding elongation factor G — MARQVSLEKTRNIGIMAHIDAGKTTTTERILFYTGISHKLGEVHDGAATMDWMEQEKERGITIQSAATTCFWKENRINIIDTPGHVDFTVEVERSLRVLDGSVAVFCSVGGVEPQSETVWRQADKYGVPRMAFINKMDRVGADFYYGVDMIKDRLGANPVALCIPIGAEDEFRGIVDLVQMRGIVWDDEALGAKYDVIDIPEDLQERADEYREKLLEAVAEVDDNLMEKYLGGEELTTEEVKKAVREGTIGLAFTPVLCGSSFKNKGVQTLLDAVIDYLPSPVDIPPIAGVDRNGEDTVRKADDSEPFSALAFKIMTDPFVGTLTFFRAYSGVLQSGSYVHNSTKDKKERVGRILKMHANKREEIKEVYSGDIAAAVGLKYTTTGDTLCDPEKQVVLESMEFPDPVISVAIEPKTKADQEKLGVSLQKLAQEDPTFRVATDNETGQTIISGMGELHLEIIVDRLLREFKVDANVGAPQVAYRETIRGKVTHEHKYAKQSGGKGQYGHVHLRIEPLEPGEEHFKFINEITGGVIPREYIPAVEKGIVEAMEGGVIAGYPMVDISAAVYDGSYHDVDSSEMAFKIAASICFKEAVRKANPVLLEPVMSVEVVTPEDYMGDVMGDLNSRRGRIEGMSDRAAAKIIKAIVPLAEMFGYATDLRSATQGRAAYSMHFSHYEEVPKSIAQEIIEKVKG; from the coding sequence TTGGCTAGACAGGTTTCACTGGAAAAAACGCGTAACATTGGCATTATGGCCCACATTGATGCGGGGAAGACGACGACTACTGAGCGTATTCTCTTCTATACCGGCATCAGCCACAAGTTGGGTGAAGTGCACGATGGCGCGGCAACTATGGACTGGATGGAGCAGGAGAAAGAGCGCGGGATTACGATTCAATCCGCTGCGACGACCTGTTTCTGGAAAGAAAACCGCATCAATATTATCGATACTCCAGGACACGTGGACTTCACCGTAGAGGTGGAGCGTTCACTTCGCGTTCTCGATGGCTCTGTAGCCGTGTTCTGCTCTGTCGGTGGTGTGGAGCCCCAGTCTGAGACGGTATGGCGTCAAGCGGATAAGTACGGTGTGCCCCGCATGGCATTTATTAACAAGATGGACCGTGTTGGCGCGGACTTCTACTACGGTGTGGATATGATCAAGGATCGCCTGGGTGCAAACCCGGTTGCCCTGTGTATTCCCATCGGTGCGGAAGACGAGTTCCGTGGTATTGTTGACCTGGTACAGATGCGTGGCATCGTCTGGGACGATGAGGCCCTGGGAGCCAAATACGATGTGATCGATATTCCGGAAGACCTGCAAGAGCGGGCTGACGAGTATCGTGAGAAACTTTTGGAAGCAGTTGCAGAGGTCGATGACAACCTGATGGAAAAGTACCTCGGCGGTGAGGAATTAACCACCGAAGAGGTCAAGAAAGCTGTACGCGAGGGAACCATCGGCCTGGCCTTTACTCCGGTACTGTGTGGCTCATCCTTTAAGAATAAGGGTGTTCAGACTCTTTTGGACGCGGTTATTGACTATCTGCCAAGTCCTGTGGACATTCCGCCTATTGCAGGTGTGGACAGGAACGGTGAGGATACCGTTCGCAAGGCGGATGACAGTGAGCCATTCAGTGCTTTGGCCTTTAAGATTATGACAGATCCTTTTGTAGGAACCCTGACGTTCTTCCGCGCCTACTCCGGTGTGCTTCAAAGCGGTTCCTACGTGCACAACAGCACCAAGGATAAAAAGGAGCGCGTTGGCCGTATCCTCAAGATGCATGCCAACAAGCGCGAGGAGATCAAGGAAGTGTACTCCGGTGATATCGCCGCTGCAGTGGGCCTGAAGTACACTACGACTGGTGACACACTGTGCGATCCTGAGAAGCAGGTCGTGCTGGAGTCCATGGAGTTCCCTGATCCGGTTATTTCGGTTGCCATTGAGCCAAAGACCAAAGCAGATCAGGAAAAACTGGGCGTTTCGCTGCAGAAGCTTGCCCAGGAGGATCCTACTTTCCGCGTGGCTACGGACAACGAGACGGGTCAGACTATTATCTCCGGTATGGGTGAGCTTCACCTGGAGATCATTGTCGATCGTCTGTTGCGAGAGTTCAAGGTAGACGCCAACGTGGGTGCGCCCCAGGTTGCCTATCGCGAGACTATTCGTGGCAAGGTTACTCACGAGCACAAGTACGCCAAGCAGTCAGGTGGTAAGGGTCAGTACGGCCACGTTCATCTGCGCATTGAGCCTCTTGAGCCGGGTGAGGAACACTTCAAGTTCATCAACGAGATTACCGGTGGGGTTATTCCCCGTGAGTACATTCCCGCAGTGGAAAAAGGTATCGTGGAAGCCATGGAGGGCGGTGTTATTGCCGGTTATCCCATGGTGGATATTTCTGCCGCCGTTTATGATGGCTCCTACCACGACGTTGACTCTTCGGAGATGGCCTTTAAGATTGCGGCCAGCATCTGCTTTAAGGAAGCGGTTCGCAAGGCCAATCCAGTCCTGCTTGAGCCGGTGATGTCGGTCGAGGTGGTGACTCCGGAAGACTACATGGGCGATGTAATGGGTGACCTGAACTCTCGCCGTGGTCGTATTGAAGGTATGAGCGACCGTGCTGCCGCCAAGATCATCAAGGCGATTGTGCCGCTGGCTGAGATGTTTGGCTATGCCACAGATCTGCGCAGTGCCACCCAGGGTCGCGCAGCCTACAGCATGCACTTTAGCCACTACGAGGAAGTCCCCAAGAGTATTGCTCAAGAAATCATTGAGAAGGTGAAGGGCTAA
- the rpsJ gene encoding 30S ribosomal protein S10, translating to MTAANQKIRIKLRAYDHKILDTAAKEIVDTAGRTDAKVAGPVPLPTKIEKFCVIRSPHVNKNSREQFEMRTHVRLIDILDPTSKTTDALMKLNLPSGVEVEIKL from the coding sequence ATGACAGCAGCAAACCAGAAGATCCGTATTAAGTTGCGGGCCTACGACCACAAAATCCTGGATACCGCAGCCAAGGAAATCGTGGATACAGCTGGACGGACGGACGCAAAAGTGGCCGGCCCTGTACCTTTGCCCACGAAGATCGAGAAGTTCTGCGTCATCCGCAGCCCCCACGTGAACAAAAACTCCAGGGAACAATTCGAAATGCGGACCCACGTTCGCTTGATCGATATCCTGGACCCGACTTCCAAGACCACGGATGCGCTGATGAAGCTCAACCTTCCGAGTGGTGTGGAAGTCGAAATCAAGCTCTAA
- the rplC gene encoding 50S ribosomal protein L3, protein MKSLIGKKIGMTQVFCEDGTVIPVTVVEAGPCTVVQVKTVENDGYAAVQVGFEEMLKEKNLKKPLKGHFAKAGVSPQRHLKEFHIDDVDAFSVGQQLTAELFAAGDKIDVTGVSKGKGFQGVMKRHGFGGGRATHGSTFHRAPGSIGMCATPSRTFKNKKMPGRMGGKATTVECLEVVKVMADQNILLVKGAIPGSKGGVVQIRQSKKA, encoded by the coding sequence ATGAAGTCTCTAATCGGGAAAAAGATAGGTATGACCCAGGTCTTTTGTGAAGACGGTACGGTCATACCAGTGACAGTTGTAGAAGCCGGCCCATGTACGGTGGTCCAGGTCAAGACCGTGGAAAACGATGGCTATGCCGCCGTGCAAGTGGGATTTGAGGAAATGCTGAAAGAGAAAAATCTCAAAAAGCCCCTCAAAGGTCACTTTGCCAAGGCCGGTGTGAGTCCCCAGCGCCATTTGAAAGAGTTCCACATCGATGACGTGGATGCTTTCAGCGTGGGTCAACAATTGACGGCAGAGTTATTTGCTGCCGGCGACAAGATTGACGTCACGGGCGTCTCCAAGGGTAAAGGTTTCCAGGGTGTCATGAAGCGCCACGGTTTTGGTGGCGGACGTGCTACTCACGGTTCTACCTTCCACCGCGCCCCCGGCTCAATCGGCATGTGTGCCACGCCCAGCCGAACTTTCAAGAACAAAAAGATGCCAGGTCGCATGGGTGGCAAGGCCACCACGGTTGAGTGTCTGGAGGTCGTGAAGGTTATGGCCGATCAGAATATCCTGTTGGTCAAGGGTGCCATCCCGGGATCCAAGGGTGGCGTGGTTCAGATCCGCCAGTCAAAAAAGGCCTGA
- the rplD gene encoding 50S ribosomal protein L4 has translation MPVVSVINVNNEKVGEVSLSDTLFGGQVKPHLMHEMVVAQLAARRQGTHAVKNRSAVSGGGAKPWRQKGTGRARAGTSRSPLWRTGGVIFGPTPRSYAKKVNKKVRHLALVSALSEKAAQESVVVFDEFALEAPKTKLANAVFQNCSLDRKVLFVVEELDSPMALAMRNLPYVKLIKPEGLNVYDVVNARVLAFEKATAERLNGEVQ, from the coding sequence ATGCCTGTAGTAAGCGTCATCAATGTGAATAATGAGAAGGTGGGCGAAGTTAGCCTGAGCGACACGCTGTTTGGCGGCCAGGTTAAGCCCCACCTTATGCATGAAATGGTAGTGGCCCAGCTGGCAGCACGTCGGCAAGGAACCCATGCCGTGAAAAACCGCAGTGCGGTTTCCGGTGGCGGAGCCAAGCCGTGGCGTCAAAAGGGTACTGGTCGTGCCCGCGCCGGTACCAGCCGGTCGCCCCTGTGGCGCACTGGTGGAGTGATCTTCGGACCTACTCCACGCTCGTACGCCAAAAAAGTTAACAAGAAGGTCAGGCACCTGGCTCTGGTTTCTGCGCTCAGCGAGAAAGCAGCCCAGGAAAGCGTGGTGGTGTTTGACGAGTTTGCCCTCGAAGCTCCCAAAACCAAACTGGCCAATGCTGTATTCCAGAATTGTTCGCTGGATCGCAAGGTTCTGTTTGTGGTTGAGGAACTGGATAGTCCTATGGCTCTGGCCATGCGCAACCTGCCCTACGTTAAGCTTATCAAGCCTGAGGGGCTGAATGTGTACGATGTGGTCAATGCCAGGGTGTTGGCTTTTGAAAAAGCCACTGCTGAGCGTTTGAACGGGGAGGTGCAGTGA
- the rplW gene encoding 50S ribosomal protein L23, with product MQMYEIIKRPIMTERSYVLNESLNQVAFEVDRRANKIEIKGAVEKIFDVKVKNVNVMNTKGKVKRNRFGMGKRQDWKKAIVTLEEGSEIKVFEE from the coding sequence ATGCAAATGTATGAAATCATCAAGCGCCCCATCATGACCGAGCGCTCTTACGTTCTCAACGAGTCTCTCAATCAGGTTGCTTTCGAGGTTGACCGCCGGGCCAACAAAATTGAAATCAAGGGCGCGGTAGAGAAGATTTTTGACGTGAAGGTCAAGAACGTTAACGTCATGAATACGAAGGGCAAGGTCAAGCGCAACCGCTTCGGTATGGGAAAACGTCAGGACTGGAAGAAGGCCATCGTTACCCTTGAAGAGGGAAGCGAGATCAAGGTCTTCGAGGAATAA
- the rplB gene encoding 50S ribosomal protein L2: MGVKRYNPTSPGRRQLVTLDFAAVTTDKPEKKLLEPLYKSGGRNNNGRITSRHRGGGHKRKYRVIDFRRNKFGIEGKVSTIEYDPNRSALIALISYRDGEKRYILAPKQLKVGDVVVSGDATDTVVGNAMKLKNIPVGTIIHNIEMKPGKGGQIARSAGSFAQVMGKEERYVLVKVTSGEVRYIFNECMATVGQVGNLEHEQRVLGKAGRKRWLGVRPQTRGAAMNPVDHPHGGGEGRTSGGRDPVTPWGKPTKGYKTRNKKKLSSKLIVNRRK; encoded by the coding sequence ATGGGTGTAAAAAGATACAATCCGACTTCACCGGGGCGACGACAGCTGGTGACTCTGGACTTTGCGGCGGTAACTACCGACAAGCCAGAAAAGAAGCTGCTGGAACCCCTGTACAAGTCCGGTGGACGCAACAACAATGGACGTATTACCAGTCGCCACCGTGGTGGTGGGCACAAGCGCAAGTACCGGGTCATCGACTTTCGTCGTAACAAGTTCGGTATCGAGGGTAAAGTGTCGACGATTGAGTACGATCCCAACCGCAGTGCCCTGATTGCCCTGATCAGCTACCGCGACGGCGAAAAGCGCTACATTCTTGCGCCAAAGCAGCTCAAGGTAGGAGATGTGGTAGTTTCCGGTGATGCAACCGATACGGTCGTGGGCAATGCCATGAAACTCAAAAACATTCCAGTCGGTACCATTATCCACAACATCGAGATGAAGCCCGGCAAGGGTGGGCAGATTGCCCGTAGCGCCGGATCGTTCGCTCAGGTTATGGGTAAAGAAGAGCGCTACGTGCTGGTGAAGGTCACCAGTGGCGAAGTTCGCTATATCTTCAACGAGTGCATGGCTACTGTTGGTCAGGTGGGAAATCTGGAGCATGAGCAGCGTGTGCTGGGCAAGGCTGGTCGCAAGCGATGGCTGGGTGTTCGTCCCCAGACGCGCGGTGCTGCCATGAACCCTGTCGATCACCCCCATGGTGGTGGTGAGGGCCGAACCAGTGGTGGTCGCGATCCTGTGACTCCTTGGGGTAAGCCGACCAAGGGCTACAAGACACGCAACAAGAAGAAGCTTTCCAGCAAGCTTATAGTCAATCGCAGAAAGTAG
- the rpsS gene encoding 30S ribosomal protein S19: MPRSIKKGPMVDDYLIKKVDQLSQAKEKKVIKTWSRRSTIIPEFIGHTFAVHNGKQFIPVYVTEEMIGHKLGEFSPTRTYRGHEKDKKKGSKR, from the coding sequence TTGCCACGTTCAATAAAAAAGGGCCCTATGGTGGACGACTACCTTATCAAGAAGGTAGACCAGCTTAGCCAGGCCAAGGAAAAGAAGGTCATCAAGACCTGGTCTCGTCGCAGTACGATTATCCCCGAGTTTATCGGTCACACCTTTGCGGTGCATAACGGTAAACAGTTCATTCCTGTCTACGTGACAGAAGAGATGATCGGGCACAAGCTCGGCGAATTTAGCCCGACTCGGACCTACCGTGGTCATGAGAAGGACAAGAAAAAAGGTTCCAAGCGCTAA
- the rplV gene encoding 50S ribosomal protein L22, protein MEVTAKARFVRVSPRKARLVIDQIRGQKVNDAHNILKFSPKGVASDIKKVLDSAVANARENFEMTNIDEMVVAQAYVDQGPTMKRFMPRAMGRAYEIKKRTSHITIVLG, encoded by the coding sequence ATGGAAGTTACAGCAAAAGCAAGGTTTGTGCGGGTATCGCCCCGGAAAGCCCGACTGGTTATTGACCAGATCCGAGGCCAGAAGGTGAATGACGCCCACAACATACTGAAGTTTTCTCCTAAAGGCGTGGCCAGTGATATCAAGAAAGTACTGGATAGCGCTGTGGCCAATGCACGGGAGAATTTTGAAATGACCAACATCGACGAGATGGTGGTAGCGCAGGCGTATGTCGACCAGGGACCAACCATGAAGCGCTTTATGCCTCGCGCCATGGGACGTGCCTATGAAATCAAAAAACGTACCAGCCATATAACAATTGTTCTTGGCTAA
- the rpsC gene encoding 30S ribosomal protein S3, translating into MGQKVHPTGLRLGIVKTWNSKWYANKNYADLLHEDLRIEKYLRKTLYHAGISRVEMERAPGKVNITLATARPGIVIGKKGSEIEKVRKHLSAMTGKNVFVNVKEVKKPELDAQLVAENVAMQLERRIAFRRAMKKAVGMTMKLGGEGIKIACSGRLGGAEIAREEWYREGRVPLHTLRADIDYGVAEAKTTYGIIGVKVWISHGEILDTSKKAQKSEGAVPEESAKEA; encoded by the coding sequence TTGGGTCAGAAGGTTCATCCAACGGGTTTGCGTCTTGGGATCGTAAAGACGTGGAACTCTAAGTGGTATGCCAATAAAAACTATGCGGATTTGCTCCACGAGGACTTACGCATAGAGAAGTATCTGCGTAAGACACTGTATCATGCAGGTATTTCAAGGGTAGAGATGGAGCGAGCCCCCGGCAAGGTAAACATCACCTTGGCCACTGCTCGTCCTGGTATCGTTATTGGCAAAAAAGGTTCAGAAATTGAGAAGGTACGCAAGCACCTTTCTGCTATGACTGGCAAAAATGTGTTTGTCAATGTCAAGGAAGTTAAGAAACCTGAGCTGGACGCCCAGCTGGTAGCGGAAAACGTGGCCATGCAGCTGGAGCGACGTATTGCGTTTCGACGCGCTATGAAAAAGGCTGTGGGCATGACCATGAAGCTTGGTGGCGAAGGCATCAAGATTGCTTGCTCCGGTCGCCTGGGTGGCGCTGAGATCGCACGCGAAGAGTGGTACCGTGAGGGGCGCGTTCCCCTGCATACTCTGCGCGCTGATATCGACTACGGCGTTGCTGAAGCCAAGACCACTTACGGTATTATCGGGGTCAAGGTATGGATTTCACATGGTGAGATCCTGGATACCAGCAAGAAAGCCCAGAAGTCCGAAGGCGCCGTGCCTGAGGAATCCGCAAAAGAAGCCTGA
- the rplP gene encoding 50S ribosomal protein L16: protein MLMPKKQKYRKQFRGKIKGTAQKGNRVSFGDFGLQSLEPAWITARQIEAARIAMTRHIKRGGKIWIRVFPHKPVSARPAETRMGKGKGSVEKYVAVIKPGTMLYEMDGVSEELAREAMRLAMHKLPIKCRFVTREEQEGEK, encoded by the coding sequence ATGTTGATGCCGAAAAAGCAGAAGTACCGCAAACAATTCCGGGGCAAAATCAAAGGCACCGCTCAAAAGGGCAACCGTGTGAGCTTTGGTGACTTTGGCCTGCAGTCCCTGGAGCCAGCATGGATTACGGCCAGGCAGATTGAAGCGGCCCGTATTGCCATGACGCGGCATATCAAGCGCGGTGGGAAGATCTGGATTCGTGTGTTTCCCCACAAGCCGGTTTCGGCGCGCCCTGCTGAAACCCGTATGGGTAAGGGGAAAGGGAGCGTGGAGAAGTACGTGGCAGTTATCAAGCCCGGCACCATGCTCTACGAAATGGACGGTGTAAGTGAGGAGCTGGCCCGTGAGGCCATGCGACTGGCTATGCACAAGCTTCCCATCAAGTGTCGATTTGTCACACGAGAAGAACAAGAGGGTGAGAAGTAA
- the rpmC gene encoding 50S ribosomal protein L29, whose amino-acid sequence MMDELKEMSVEDLQAREQELRQELFHLRYQLAMNQLEDTASIKKKRREVARIKTILGARAQQEVAAAQ is encoded by the coding sequence ATGATGGATGAACTCAAGGAAATGTCCGTGGAGGATCTCCAGGCCCGTGAGCAGGAGCTGCGACAGGAGCTTTTTCATCTGAGGTATCAGCTGGCCATGAACCAGCTTGAGGATACTGCCTCTATCAAGAAAAAGCGCCGGGAGGTTGCCCGCATCAAGACGATTCTGGGTGCTCGTGCACAGCAGGAAGTCGCTGCGGCGCAATAA
- the rpsQ gene encoding 30S ribosomal protein S17 — MEELKKTGNKSFIGVVLSDKMDKTVTVAVESRKRHPKYKKFVKYRKKYKAHDEENQCNQGDTVRIVESRPLSKEKHWVVTEIMERAK; from the coding sequence ATGGAAGAGCTCAAAAAGACTGGCAATAAGTCTTTCATCGGTGTGGTGCTCAGCGACAAAATGGATAAGACGGTCACTGTGGCAGTCGAGTCCCGCAAACGCCACCCGAAGTACAAGAAGTTTGTCAAGTATCGCAAGAAGTACAAGGCCCATGATGAGGAGAACCAGTGCAATCAGGGCGATACCGTTCGTATCGTGGAAAGTCGCCCCCTGAGCAAGGAAAAGCACTGGGTGGTTACCGAGATCATGGAACGAGCGAAGTAA
- the rplN gene encoding 50S ribosomal protein L14, producing the protein MIQMQTRLNVADNSGAKQLMCIKVLGGSKKRYASLGDIVVCSVKTALPNSNIKKGTVVRAVIVRTTKEVRRPDGSYIKFDDNSAVVINKNNEPVGSRIFGVVARELRAQKFMKIVSLAPEVV; encoded by the coding sequence ATGATTCAGATGCAAACCCGGCTCAACGTGGCCGATAATTCTGGAGCCAAGCAGCTCATGTGTATCAAGGTGCTTGGGGGTTCCAAGAAGCGTTATGCCTCACTGGGCGACATTGTAGTCTGCTCGGTGAAGACCGCACTGCCTAACTCCAACATTAAAAAAGGTACCGTGGTGCGTGCTGTTATCGTTAGAACTACCAAGGAAGTTCGTCGTCCTGACGGCTCCTATATCAAGTTTGACGATAACTCGGCTGTTGTCATTAACAAGAACAATGAGCCAGTTGGCTCCCGTATTTTTGGTGTCGTGGCTCGTGAGCTGCGTGCCCAGAAGTTCATGAAGATTGTGTCCCTGGCGCCGGAAGTCGTCTGA
- the rplX gene encoding 50S ribosomal protein L24 — MSKAKLKLKQDDQVMVTAGKDKGKTGRVIKVYPEKRKVVVEGVNVVKRHRKPTQFNEGGVEEKEMPLDVSNVMYYDAEAEKVCRIGYKTDEDGSKVRYCKQTGTVID, encoded by the coding sequence ATGTCAAAAGCAAAGCTGAAGCTTAAGCAAGACGATCAGGTTATGGTTACTGCCGGAAAGGATAAGGGTAAAACTGGTCGCGTGATCAAAGTCTACCCCGAGAAGCGTAAGGTGGTCGTCGAAGGTGTAAATGTCGTCAAGCGTCATCGCAAGCCGACACAGTTTAATGAAGGGGGCGTTGAGGAAAAAGAGATGCCCCTGGATGTTTCCAACGTCATGTACTATGACGCTGAAGCCGAAAAAGTCTGCCGTATTGGTTACAAGACTGATGAGGACGGCAGCAAGGTCCGGTACTGCAAGCAAACCGGAACAGTCATCGACTAG
- the rplE gene encoding 50S ribosomal protein L5, which translates to MSGLKAKFQQEVVPALMKEFSYSNLYQVPKMEKVVVNMGLGEAVQNAKVLEFAEQELMAITGQKPVVCRAKKSVATFRLREGMPIGLKVTLRGARMYEFMNRLINVALPRVRDLKPMSDKSFDGRGNCSLGLKEQIIFPEITYDKVDKLRGMDVTVVTTAKTDEEGQALLRELGMPFKK; encoded by the coding sequence ATGTCTGGCTTGAAAGCGAAATTCCAACAGGAAGTTGTTCCCGCTCTGATGAAAGAGTTTTCCTATAGCAATCTGTATCAGGTTCCCAAGATGGAAAAAGTTGTCGTTAACATGGGGTTGGGCGAGGCAGTCCAGAACGCCAAGGTGCTCGAATTTGCCGAGCAAGAGCTGATGGCTATTACTGGTCAAAAGCCGGTTGTCTGTCGTGCCAAAAAGTCCGTGGCCACTTTCCGCTTGCGTGAGGGGATGCCTATTGGGCTCAAGGTTACCCTTCGTGGTGCCCGCATGTATGAGTTTATGAACCGCCTTATCAACGTTGCGTTGCCTCGCGTCCGCGACTTGAAGCCAATGAGTGACAAGTCTTTTGATGGACGTGGTAACTGCAGCCTGGGCCTTAAGGAGCAGATTATTTTCCCTGAAATCACCTACGACAAAGTAGACAAGTTACGGGGAATGGATGTTACCGTGGTAACCACTGCCAAAACGGATGAAGAAGGGCAAGCTCTCCTGCGGGAACTGGGCATGCCTTTCAAGAAATAG
- a CDS encoding type Z 30S ribosomal protein S14, which translates to MAKKSMIAKAKLKPKFAVRQYNRCEVCGRPRAYIRKFRICRICFRKLAGEGRLPGVTKSSW; encoded by the coding sequence GTGGCGAAAAAATCGATGATAGCCAAGGCCAAGCTCAAGCCCAAATTCGCTGTTCGACAATACAACCGCTGCGAAGTTTGCGGAAGACCACGGGCCTATATCAGAAAGTTCCGCATTTGTCGGATCTGCTTTCGTAAACTCGCAGGCGAGGGCAGGCTGCCTGGTGTAACCAAGTCCAGCTGGTAA
- the rpsH gene encoding 30S ribosomal protein S8, with protein MYLTSDPIADMLTRIRNANKEKHDKVDIPLSKLKLHVIKLLKEEGFIRGYNIIKKGKFEVIRVSLKYAPSGERVITGLKRVSRPGRRIYVKSEEIPKVYNGLGVAIVSTSSGVIVDRIARKQKVGGELLAYVW; from the coding sequence ATGTACCTTACATCGGACCCCATTGCAGATATGCTTACCAGGATACGAAATGCCAACAAGGAAAAGCATGACAAAGTGGATATTCCCCTCTCCAAACTGAAGCTGCATGTTATCAAGCTGCTGAAGGAAGAAGGGTTTATTCGGGGATACAATATTATCAAGAAAGGCAAATTCGAAGTAATTCGAGTGAGCCTGAAGTATGCACCGAGTGGCGAACGCGTTATAACCGGACTCAAGCGAGTCTCTCGCCCCGGTCGTCGCATCTATGTCAAGAGCGAAGAAATTCCCAAGGTCTACAATGGCCTGGGCGTGGCCATTGTCTCCACATCCAGTGGGGTCATTGTTGACCGCATAGCTCGCAAACAAAAAGTTGGCGGGGAACTCCTCGCCTACGTGTGGTAG